A DNA window from Anaerocolumna sp. AGMB13020 contains the following coding sequences:
- the deoD gene encoding purine-nucleoside phosphorylase, with amino-acid sequence MSTPTPHIAAGKGDFAKTVLMPGDPLRAKFVADNYLENAVLVNPVRGVNGYTGTYKGKKVSVMASGMGMPSIGIYSYELYHFYDVDNIIRIGTAGSMHKDLKIRDIAFAMGACTNSDFASQFELPGTFAPIASYDLLSKAIKVTEEMGIHYMAGNFLSSDTFYDDSQGTMKWAKMGVLCVEMEAAALYMNAARAGKNALAICTISDSIVTGEATTAEERQESFHDMMKIALEIA; translated from the coding sequence ATGAGTACACCTACACCGCATATTGCGGCAGGGAAGGGCGATTTCGCGAAAACCGTATTGATGCCCGGAGATCCCTTAAGAGCTAAATTTGTAGCTGACAATTACCTTGAAAATGCTGTATTGGTAAATCCTGTTAGAGGAGTGAACGGATATACCGGAACCTATAAGGGCAAGAAGGTATCCGTTATGGCAAGCGGAATGGGAATGCCCTCCATTGGTATATATTCCTATGAACTGTATCATTTTTATGATGTGGACAACATTATCCGTATTGGAACTGCCGGTTCCATGCATAAGGATTTAAAGATCAGAGATATAGCCTTTGCTATGGGTGCCTGCACCAATTCAGATTTCGCCAGCCAGTTTGAACTGCCCGGCACTTTTGCACCAATCGCATCCTATGACCTATTATCCAAAGCGATCAAAGTGACAGAAGAGATGGGAATTCACTATATGGCGGGTAATTTCTTATCCTCAGATACTTTTTATGATGATTCCCAGGGTACCATGAAATGGGCCAAAATGGGAGTTCTCTGCGTGGAGATGGAAGCAGCAGCTCTTTATATGAACGCTGCAAGAGCCGGCAAGAATGCACTTGCTATCTGTACCATTTCCGATTCTATCGTTACAGGAGAAGCAACAACGGCAGAAGAACGCCAGGAAAGCTTCCACGACATGATGAAGATTGCGCTGGAAATTGCGTAA
- a CDS encoding DNA gyrase/topoisomerase IV subunit A: protein MKETTENIIQLDYSEEMRNSFRDYAISVIIARALPDVRDGLKPVQRRILYAMKELGLDPQKPHRKSARIVGDTMGKYHPHGDSSIYDALVRMTEDYSMSIPLVDGHGNFGSIDGDGSAAMRYTEARLSDGAMTMLDHLEKGLVPFIPNFDDSEKEPVVLPAMIPNLLINGSTGIAVGMATNIPPHNPAEVIDGAIAYLDNPEITLDKLMKYIPGPDFPTGGIIINQEDIRNIYETGEGKIRLRSATEIENGENGRKNIIITEIPYTVAGNKTKLVENLVILMKDKVFDEIYDVRDESSKEGIRVVIEVKKDRDTENLLNGLYKKTLMEDTYGVNMLAVKEQQPMVFSLKAMLKEFIVFQEELYTKEYEHLLAKTENRLEIVDGLIRATDVIDLIIEILRGSSSIGQAKACLISGDITDIKFKSKASEKQAKTLDFTERQAEAILAMPLSRLIGLEILKLHEENDSLRNSIENYKLILNDKAELYRVIKTTLKEYKKTFNIPRRTQLSSIANVDYVEEVKIEDLYILIDRFGYTKSIDSVSYTRLSEDTIKEYPNIILCKNTDKLCLFTAEGNMHQVKVSQIPKCKIKDKGALIHTLCKVDKENILLYTSFEQLFESQLVFSTKAGFIKLVSGIEFETIRSTISATKLETGDEIVSIIMLSASEVLAKDSKVILLTEKGASLGFQLEEIPEMKKTGRGVKSIELEKGDSVVLTAIPKSTEEYFLYKDKELCIKKVRLRKRAQKGQKAQLEK, encoded by the coding sequence ATGAAAGAAACAACGGAAAATATCATACAGCTTGACTATTCGGAGGAAATGCGCAATTCCTTTAGAGATTATGCCATAAGCGTAATTATCGCAAGAGCACTTCCCGATGTCAGGGACGGCTTGAAGCCGGTACAAAGAAGAATATTATATGCTATGAAGGAGCTGGGCCTGGACCCGCAGAAACCCCATCGTAAAAGCGCCCGTATCGTAGGTGATACCATGGGTAAATACCACCCCCACGGCGACAGTTCTATTTATGATGCACTGGTTAGAATGACAGAGGATTATTCCATGTCCATACCTTTAGTAGACGGCCATGGAAACTTTGGCTCCATTGACGGTGACGGAAGTGCGGCAATGCGTTATACAGAAGCCAGGTTATCTGATGGCGCCATGACAATGCTTGACCATCTGGAAAAGGGGCTGGTACCCTTTATTCCCAACTTTGATGACAGCGAGAAGGAACCAGTGGTACTGCCGGCAATGATTCCGAATCTTTTAATCAACGGCTCTACCGGAATTGCTGTAGGTATGGCAACGAACATACCACCCCATAACCCGGCAGAGGTAATAGACGGTGCCATCGCATATCTGGACAACCCTGAAATCACCCTTGATAAATTAATGAAATATATACCCGGCCCTGATTTCCCTACGGGCGGCATTATTATAAACCAGGAAGATATCCGTAACATCTATGAAACCGGAGAAGGAAAAATTCGTCTTCGTTCCGCCACGGAAATTGAAAACGGAGAAAACGGCCGTAAGAATATCATAATCACAGAGATTCCCTATACTGTAGCCGGCAATAAGACCAAACTGGTCGAAAATCTGGTTATCCTTATGAAAGACAAAGTTTTTGATGAAATCTATGATGTAAGAGATGAATCTTCCAAAGAAGGAATTCGTGTGGTAATCGAAGTTAAGAAAGACCGGGATACGGAAAATCTGCTTAACGGATTATATAAGAAGACTCTGATGGAAGACACTTACGGCGTCAATATGCTGGCTGTAAAGGAGCAGCAGCCTATGGTCTTCTCCTTAAAAGCCATGCTGAAGGAATTTATTGTATTTCAGGAAGAGCTTTATACTAAAGAGTATGAACATCTCCTGGCAAAGACAGAAAACAGGCTGGAGATTGTAGACGGTTTAATTCGTGCTACGGATGTAATAGACCTGATAATAGAAATACTGAGAGGCAGCTCTTCTATCGGACAAGCCAAAGCCTGTCTAATCTCCGGAGACATTACAGATATCAAGTTCAAGTCCAAGGCCTCCGAAAAACAGGCTAAAACCCTTGACTTTACAGAACGTCAGGCGGAGGCAATACTTGCCATGCCATTAAGCCGATTAATCGGGCTGGAAATACTTAAACTGCATGAGGAAAATGATTCCTTAAGAAATAGTATAGAAAATTACAAGCTTATCCTAAACGACAAAGCAGAATTGTACAGGGTAATTAAGACCACCCTAAAGGAATATAAAAAGACCTTTAACATACCAAGAAGAACACAGCTATCCTCTATCGCAAACGTAGATTATGTGGAAGAAGTAAAAATTGAAGACCTATACATCCTAATAGACCGGTTCGGCTATACCAAATCCATAGATTCCGTCTCCTATACGAGGCTTTCAGAGGATACCATAAAAGAATATCCCAACATAATCCTTTGCAAAAATACGGACAAGCTCTGCCTTTTTACCGCCGAAGGTAATATGCATCAGGTCAAAGTATCTCAGATACCCAAGTGCAAGATCAAGGATAAAGGTGCTCTGATTCATACACTATGCAAGGTAGACAAAGAAAACATCCTCTTATATACCTCCTTCGAACAGCTCTTTGAGTCACAATTAGTATTTTCAACCAAAGCCGGCTTTATAAAACTGGTATCCGGAATAGAGTTTGAGACTATTCGCTCAACGATCTCCGCTACGAAACTGGAAACAGGAGATGAAATTGTAAGTATCATCATGTTATCAGCCAGTGAAGTGCTGGCAAAAGATTCAAAAGTTATCCTTCTGACAGAGAAAGGTGCCTCCTTAGGCTTCCAGTTAGAGGAAATACCTGAAATGAAGAAAACCGGCAGAGGTGTCAAATCCATCGAACTTGAAAAAGGTGATTCCGTTGTCTTAACTGCCATCCCCAAATCAACGGAAGAATATTTCCTATACAAAGATAAAGAATTATGTATCAAGAAAGTCCGCCTAAGAAAGAGAGCACAAAAAGGACAGAAGGCGCAGCTAGAAAAATAA
- a CDS encoding ABC transporter permease: protein MKKRKFMLSKGGKDFIASIIAIAAGLLIGLIILLFSNSKQAFPAFGMILKGGFTDGLVGIAQVFYLSTPIILTGLSVGFAFKTGLFNIGSSGQFTCGAFAAVYIGVKWTFLPGEIHWVVALIGALIAGALWGMVPGILKAVANVNEVITSIMMNYIGMYLVNILIVKYVYDPIKSQSVPVAKTAIIPKAGLDKLFQSNNINISIFIAILAVIVIYIVLNKTTFGFELKACGLSPDASRYAGINAKRNIILSMTIAGALSGLGGGLLYLAGSGKYMQVLDVLAPQGFNGISVALLGMSNPIGILFAGLFIGHITVGGNNIQLYDFVPEIVDIIIATIIYFGAFALLIKSIIGKIRRKPSETAPVKEEK from the coding sequence ATGAAGAAGCGGAAATTTATGTTAAGCAAGGGCGGCAAGGATTTTATTGCATCCATTATAGCAATTGCTGCCGGACTTCTTATCGGATTGATCATATTGCTTTTTAGTAATTCCAAGCAGGCTTTCCCGGCTTTCGGAATGATACTAAAGGGAGGATTTACCGATGGTCTGGTGGGCATTGCACAGGTATTTTATCTGTCCACACCCATTATACTGACTGGTTTATCCGTAGGCTTTGCCTTTAAAACAGGACTTTTCAACATAGGTTCCTCCGGTCAGTTTACCTGCGGAGCTTTTGCAGCAGTTTACATTGGTGTAAAATGGACCTTTTTACCCGGTGAGATTCACTGGGTGGTAGCACTTATCGGAGCTCTGATAGCCGGAGCTTTATGGGGAATGGTACCCGGAATCTTAAAAGCAGTTGCAAATGTTAATGAAGTAATTACTTCTATTATGATGAATTATATTGGTATGTATCTGGTAAATATCTTAATCGTTAAGTATGTATACGATCCTATTAAGAGTCAGTCTGTACCTGTTGCCAAAACAGCAATTATACCCAAAGCCGGACTGGATAAGTTATTCCAATCCAATAATATAAATATCAGTATATTTATTGCTATCTTAGCTGTTATTGTCATTTATATTGTATTAAACAAAACAACCTTTGGTTTTGAGCTGAAAGCCTGCGGTTTAAGTCCCGACGCCAGCCGTTATGCCGGAATCAATGCAAAACGAAATATTATCTTATCCATGACCATAGCCGGAGCGCTCTCCGGACTTGGCGGAGGTCTTCTCTACCTTGCTGGTTCCGGTAAGTATATGCAGGTTCTGGATGTACTTGCTCCTCAGGGTTTTAATGGTATATCCGTAGCGCTCCTTGGTATGTCCAATCCCATCGGTATACTGTTTGCAGGACTTTTTATCGGACATATTACGGTAGGTGGAAACAATATACAGCTCTATGATTTCGTGCCTGAGATCGTAGATATTATTATCGCTACTATTATATACTTTGGTGCTTTTGCTTTGCTAATAAAGAGTATCATCGGCAAAATAAGAAGAAAACCTTCTGAGACAGCCCCAGTAAAGGAGGAAAAATAA
- a CDS encoding ABC transporter ATP-binding protein, which produces MEYVIEMNHITKEFGNFKALDDVTLRVKKGEVHALLGENGAGKSTLMSVLFGLYQAEQGEIKINGKTVKINNPNDANNLNIGMVHQHFKLVHNFTVLESIVLGRETVKGGFLKMDEARKKIVELSEHYKLKIDPDSYISDITVGMQQRVEILKMLYLDNEILIFDEPTAVLTPQEIDELMKIMKNLVDEGKSIIFISHKLNEIKAVANRCSVLRKGKYIGTIDVETATKETMSEMMVGRKLSFNLEKAEEKLGNVTLKVEGLSVSSKTSHKKVVNDVSFEVKKGEIVCIAGIDGNGQSELVYGITGLMPIQSGKVSLNGKDITKDSIRKRCLAGMAHIPEDRHKHGLVLDYTLQQNAVLQTYFEQRFQKAGFIRFDAIREYARKLIKQYDIRSSQDEESTTRGMSGGNQQKVIIARELDRDPDIVLAVQPTRGLDIGATEYIHKQLIKQRDNGKAVLLVSLELDEVMDVSDRILVMYEGEIVADLNPKEVTVQELGLYMSGSKRKIANEKPGA; this is translated from the coding sequence ATGGAATATGTCATTGAAATGAATCATATCACGAAAGAGTTCGGTAATTTTAAAGCTCTTGATGATGTAACGCTGCGAGTTAAAAAAGGAGAAGTTCATGCTCTTCTTGGCGAGAACGGAGCAGGAAAATCTACATTAATGAGCGTTTTATTTGGTTTATATCAAGCGGAGCAGGGAGAGATTAAAATAAACGGCAAAACCGTTAAGATTAACAATCCCAATGATGCCAATAATCTTAATATCGGCATGGTACATCAGCATTTTAAACTGGTGCATAATTTCACAGTCCTGGAAAGTATCGTTTTAGGCCGGGAGACCGTAAAGGGCGGCTTCCTTAAGATGGATGAGGCCAGAAAAAAGATTGTAGAGTTAAGCGAACATTATAAACTAAAAATAGACCCCGATTCCTATATCTCAGATATTACTGTAGGTATGCAGCAAAGAGTAGAGATCCTTAAGATGCTCTACCTGGATAACGAAATTCTGATTTTTGATGAGCCCACTGCTGTATTAACTCCTCAGGAAATCGATGAATTGATGAAGATAATGAAGAATTTAGTAGACGAAGGCAAATCTATTATATTCATTTCACATAAATTAAATGAAATCAAAGCGGTAGCCAATCGCTGTTCTGTATTGCGCAAAGGCAAATACATCGGAACCATTGATGTAGAAACTGCCACCAAAGAGACCATGTCAGAGATGATGGTTGGCCGTAAGCTTAGTTTCAACCTTGAAAAAGCGGAAGAGAAGTTAGGAAATGTAACCTTAAAAGTAGAAGGGCTCTCTGTTAGTTCAAAAACTTCTCATAAGAAAGTCGTCAATGACGTTTCTTTCGAAGTGAAGAAAGGTGAAATTGTTTGTATTGCGGGAATTGATGGAAATGGACAGTCTGAACTTGTATATGGTATTACCGGACTTATGCCAATACAATCCGGTAAGGTATCATTAAACGGTAAGGATATCACAAAGGACTCCATCAGAAAAAGATGTTTGGCAGGTATGGCACATATACCGGAAGACAGACACAAACATGGCTTAGTTCTTGATTATACCCTTCAGCAGAATGCTGTACTTCAGACTTACTTTGAACAAAGATTTCAAAAAGCGGGTTTTATCCGTTTTGATGCCATTAGAGAATATGCAAGAAAACTGATTAAGCAATATGATATCAGAAGCTCTCAGGACGAAGAATCCACAACCAGAGGCATGTCAGGCGGTAACCAGCAGAAAGTTATCATTGCCAGGGAACTTGACAGGGACCCGGATATCGTACTTGCCGTACAGCCTACCAGAGGACTTGATATCGGTGCTACGGAATATATACACAAACAGCTGATAAAACAAAGGGATAACGGAAAGGCTGTATTGTTGGTTTCTCTGGAATTAGATGAAGTTATGGATGTCAGTGACCGTATTCTTGTAATGTATGAAGGTGAGATTGTTGCTGATCTTAATCCGAAAGAGGTAACGGTACAGGAACTTGGACTCTATATGTCCGGCTCCAAAAGAAAAATCGCAAATGAAAAGCCGGGTGCTTAA
- the deoC gene encoding deoxyribose-phosphate aldolase, translating into MNELEMLRYVDHTQLKAVATWEDIKVLCDEALEYGTASVCVPPSYIGRIKAEYGDKINICTVIGFPLGYSTAETKAFECRQALEDGAAEIDMVINITDVKNGAYKKVEEEIALLKQITGDKILKVIIETCYLTKEEKIAMCHAVTNAGADFIKTSTGFGTGGATMEDVTLFKEHIGPDVKIKAAGGVKNLDDLKAFIEAGCARIGTSSAVNFVKGLKTEGY; encoded by the coding sequence ATGAATGAATTAGAAATGCTGCGTTATGTTGACCATACCCAATTAAAAGCGGTGGCAACCTGGGAAGATATAAAAGTATTATGCGATGAAGCGTTAGAGTATGGCACAGCATCTGTATGTGTTCCACCCAGCTATATCGGGCGTATCAAAGCAGAATACGGTGACAAGATCAATATTTGTACAGTTATTGGATTTCCGTTAGGGTACAGCACGGCAGAGACCAAAGCCTTTGAGTGCAGACAGGCACTGGAAGACGGAGCTGCTGAGATTGATATGGTTATCAATATTACAGATGTTAAAAACGGTGCATACAAAAAAGTGGAAGAAGAAATCGCTCTGCTTAAGCAGATAACCGGAGATAAAATCCTTAAGGTTATCATTGAAACCTGCTATTTGACCAAAGAGGAAAAGATTGCAATGTGCCATGCAGTTACCAATGCGGGAGCTGATTTTATCAAGACTTCCACAGGTTTTGGTACCGGTGGAGCTACAATGGAAGATGTAACTCTTTTCAAAGAGCATATCGGACCCGATGTGAAGATAAAAGCTGCCGGCGGAGTAAAAAATTTGGACGATTTGAAAGCTTTTATTGAGGCTGGATGTGCAAGAATCGGAACAAGCTCTGCAGTAAACTTTGTAAAAGGTTTAAAGACAGAAGGCTATTAA
- a CDS encoding ABC transporter permease yields MDILYFIVQQTMFFAIPLLIVALGGMFSERSGVVNIALEGIMVMGGFFGIGFIHIFESRMSGQLLLLLALLVAAISGGIFSLLHAFASINLKADQTISGTALNLFAPAFVVFVARMLQGVQQIQFKDTFHMNKVPFLGDIPFIGPLLFRNAYITTYIGLGIAIVAGIVINKTKFGLRLRACGEHPQAADSVGINVYKIRYAGVVISGALAGIGGLVFIVPTSTNFNASVAGYGFLALAVLIFGQWRTNKIIAAAFFFGIMKTFASAYSVVPVLKTLPISTEVYKMIPYIATLVILAFSSRNSQAPKAEGIPYDKGSR; encoded by the coding sequence ATGGATATTTTATATTTTATCGTACAACAGACCATGTTTTTCGCAATTCCTCTCTTAATCGTGGCTTTAGGAGGAATGTTCTCCGAACGAAGCGGTGTGGTTAACATTGCATTGGAAGGTATTATGGTTATGGGCGGATTCTTTGGTATCGGCTTCATTCATATCTTTGAGTCCAGGATGAGCGGACAGCTCCTTCTGCTACTGGCATTATTGGTAGCAGCCATTTCAGGGGGTATATTCTCTCTGCTACATGCGTTCGCATCTATTAATCTGAAAGCTGATCAGACCATCAGTGGTACTGCCTTGAATTTATTTGCACCGGCTTTTGTAGTATTCGTAGCCAGAATGCTTCAGGGTGTACAGCAGATACAGTTTAAAGATACGTTTCATATGAATAAGGTTCCGTTTCTGGGAGATATTCCATTTATTGGTCCGTTATTATTTAGAAATGCCTATATTACAACATATATCGGATTAGGAATTGCTATTGTGGCAGGTATTGTTATCAACAAGACCAAATTCGGTTTAAGACTGAGAGCTTGTGGCGAGCATCCCCAGGCAGCAGATTCTGTAGGTATCAATGTTTACAAAATTCGTTATGCCGGTGTGGTGATTTCCGGTGCGTTAGCCGGTATAGGTGGATTGGTATTTATCGTACCGACCTCCACAAATTTTAATGCCAGTGTTGCTGGTTATGGTTTCCTTGCACTTGCAGTACTGATCTTTGGTCAGTGGAGAACGAACAAGATTATTGCAGCTGCTTTTTTCTTTGGTATCATGAAGACGTTTGCTTCCGCTTATTCTGTTGTTCCGGTATTAAAGACTCTTCCTATTTCCACGGAAGTGTATAAGATGATTCCTTATATTGCGACTCTTGTTATTCTTGCTTTCTCTTCCAGGAATTCACAGGCACCTAAGGCAGAAGGAATTCCTTATGATAAAGGTAGCAGGTAA
- a CDS encoding DNA gyrase/topoisomerase IV subunit B, with protein MEQYTGSQIVVLEGLEAVRKRPGMYIGSTGSRGLHHLIWEILDNGIDEHLGGYCTQIHVTLKKDGGITLRDNGRGVPVDIHPTKHIPTARVVYTILHAGGKFGGTAYKVSGGLHGVGASVVNALSKRMIVEIHQDGKIYQDEYQNGGHPVTELVDGYLPVVGKCNKSDTGTQVTFYPDDTIFETVEFKADTIKKKLKEVAYLNKNLYIRFQDENTGEDVTYQEEFGIKSFVAYLNRDTEILHEEPVYLSGQNGDIEVEVAFQYTQSYNEQINAYCNRINVVDGGTLVTGFKTALTRVINQYARELGTLKDKDENLDGKDIRNGLVAIISIKHPDPQFEGQTKTKLGNTDAKSAVDDVFSTEVQRYFDKNIEVLKRIIDNSMKSYNARKAGDKARLAVLKQLSDSDAKTKLASCSSKKAEECEVYIVEGDSAGGTVKTARDRRTQAVLPLRGKILNVEKSSLEKILVNNEIKSMIASFGCGIGDDFDINKLRYGKIIILTDADVDGAHISTLLMTFFYRFMPELILEGKIYRGLPPLYKVDYETTLKNKKKKQSEYLFNDFELEKFRKIKENKIIALQRYKGLGEMDASQLWETTLNPDTRVLAQVTISDTMEADEITSLLMSNNVPPRRNFIMEEAKYAKLDI; from the coding sequence ATGGAACAATATACCGGCAGTCAGATAGTAGTCCTTGAAGGTTTGGAGGCTGTAAGAAAGCGCCCTGGTATGTATATCGGCAGTACCGGCTCCAGAGGCCTTCACCATCTTATATGGGAAATCCTTGATAACGGCATAGATGAGCACCTTGGAGGTTACTGCACGCAGATACATGTAACACTGAAAAAGGATGGCGGAATTACATTACGGGACAACGGACGTGGTGTTCCAGTTGACATCCATCCCACCAAACATATTCCAACCGCCCGTGTGGTATATACCATATTACATGCCGGCGGCAAGTTCGGCGGTACGGCCTATAAAGTATCCGGAGGACTGCATGGTGTAGGTGCTTCCGTTGTTAACGCCTTGTCAAAGCGTATGATCGTTGAAATTCATCAGGACGGAAAAATTTATCAGGACGAATACCAAAACGGAGGACATCCTGTCACGGAACTGGTAGATGGTTATCTTCCGGTTGTCGGGAAATGCAATAAAAGCGATACCGGAACCCAGGTGACCTTCTACCCTGATGATACCATATTTGAAACTGTAGAATTCAAAGCCGATACCATAAAGAAAAAACTAAAAGAAGTTGCTTATTTAAATAAAAATCTTTATATCCGTTTTCAGGATGAGAATACCGGAGAAGATGTAACTTACCAGGAAGAGTTCGGCATCAAAAGCTTTGTGGCTTATTTAAATCGTGACACGGAAATTCTCCACGAAGAGCCTGTCTATCTTTCAGGTCAGAACGGAGACATCGAAGTGGAAGTAGCTTTTCAGTATACCCAGTCTTATAATGAGCAGATTAACGCCTACTGCAACCGTATTAATGTCGTTGATGGCGGAACCCTGGTTACCGGTTTTAAGACAGCCTTAACCAGAGTAATTAATCAGTATGCCAGAGAACTTGGTACCTTAAAGGATAAGGACGAAAATCTGGACGGAAAGGATATCCGTAATGGCCTGGTGGCAATTATATCCATCAAACATCCAGACCCTCAGTTTGAGGGCCAGACAAAAACAAAGCTCGGCAATACAGACGCTAAAAGTGCTGTAGATGATGTCTTTTCCACTGAGGTCCAGAGATACTTTGATAAAAATATAGAAGTTTTAAAACGCATTATTGATAATTCCATGAAATCCTACAATGCCCGAAAAGCCGGAGACAAAGCAAGACTTGCAGTATTAAAACAACTTTCCGATTCAGATGCCAAGACTAAGCTGGCCTCCTGTTCCTCCAAAAAAGCAGAGGAATGCGAAGTATATATCGTAGAAGGTGATTCCGCCGGCGGAACTGTAAAAACTGCCAGAGACAGACGTACTCAGGCCGTGCTTCCATTAAGAGGTAAAATCTTAAACGTAGAGAAATCCTCTTTGGAGAAGATCTTAGTAAACAATGAGATCAAATCCATGATTGCCTCCTTTGGCTGCGGGATCGGAGATGATTTTGATATCAACAAATTGCGTTATGGCAAGATAATCATCTTAACCGATGCAGACGTGGACGGGGCACATATCAGTACACTCCTTATGACTTTCTTTTACCGGTTTATGCCTGAATTGATTTTGGAAGGAAAGATTTACAGAGGGTTGCCGCCTTTATACAAGGTGGACTACGAAACTACCTTAAAAAATAAGAAAAAGAAACAATCAGAATATCTCTTTAATGATTTCGAGCTGGAGAAATTCAGAAAAATAAAAGAAAATAAAATAATAGCTCTGCAGCGCTATAAAGGACTTGGTGAAATGGATGCTTCTCAGCTCTGGGAAACCACACTAAACCCGGATACCCGTGTACTTGCGCAGGTTACCATCAGTGATACCATGGAAGCAGATGAAATTACCTCCCTCCTTATGAGTAATAACGTTCCTCCCAGAAGAAATTTCATCATGGAAGAAGCAAAATATGCGAAGCTTGATATATAG
- a CDS encoding BMP family lipoprotein, translating to MKLFKKALSIALAMTLVFSLAACGSKNNNGNNTGSTGETTPTTEATTEATPEATDNSGSDTYEIALITDIGTIDDKSFNQGSWEGVEAYAKENNKTYKYYKPTEKSDEAYLTSIDLAVKAGAKLIVCPGYLFEVPVHTAQTKYPEVKFIILDGVPHAGDYTPDIASNSYSIFYAEQEAGFLAGYAIVKEGNTKLGFMGGIAVPAVIRYGYGFVQGAEYAAKELGLAAGSVDVKYTYVGNFDATPDNQAKAASWYNEGTEVIFACGGAVGNSVMKAAEAAGAKVIGVDVDQSTESDTVITSSMKNLKKSVYDALATYYANAFPGGTSVTLDATTEGVELPMDTSKFTKFTADDYAAIYDKIVKKEVTILNDTTAVGSDGAAIADASGLPVESVKVEVVK from the coding sequence ATGAAATTATTTAAAAAAGCATTAAGTATTGCTTTAGCCATGACGTTAGTATTCTCATTAGCAGCATGTGGCTCAAAGAACAACAATGGCAATAACACTGGTTCTACCGGAGAAACAACACCTACTACTGAAGCTACAACAGAAGCAACACCTGAAGCAACTGACAATTCCGGTTCTGACACTTATGAAATCGCTCTGATTACCGATATCGGTACCATCGATGACAAGTCCTTTAACCAGGGATCCTGGGAAGGTGTTGAAGCTTATGCAAAAGAAAACAACAAGACTTACAAATACTACAAACCTACTGAGAAATCCGATGAAGCTTACCTGACAAGCATTGATCTTGCAGTAAAAGCTGGTGCAAAACTTATTGTTTGCCCCGGATACCTTTTCGAAGTACCTGTTCATACAGCACAGACAAAATATCCTGAAGTAAAATTCATCATCTTAGATGGTGTTCCTCACGCTGGTGACTATACTCCTGATATTGCTTCCAACTCCTACTCCATTTTCTATGCTGAGCAGGAAGCTGGTTTCCTTGCTGGTTATGCAATCGTAAAAGAAGGCAACACAAAGTTAGGTTTCATGGGTGGTATTGCTGTTCCTGCGGTTATCCGTTATGGTTACGGATTTGTACAGGGTGCTGAGTATGCAGCAAAAGAGTTAGGTCTTGCTGCTGGCAGCGTTGACGTTAAATACACTTATGTTGGTAATTTTGATGCTACACCTGACAATCAGGCAAAAGCAGCTTCCTGGTATAATGAAGGAACGGAAGTAATCTTTGCTTGCGGTGGTGCTGTTGGTAACTCTGTTATGAAGGCTGCTGAAGCTGCAGGAGCAAAAGTAATCGGTGTTGACGTTGATCAGTCTACCGAGTCTGATACAGTTATCACTTCTTCTATGAAGAACTTAAAGAAATCCGTATATGATGCATTAGCAACATATTATGCAAATGCATTCCCCGGCGGAACTTCTGTAACACTTGATGCTACAACAGAAGGTGTTGAGCTTCCTATGGATACTTCCAAATTTACAAAGTTCACAGCTGATGATTATGCAGCAATTTATGATAAGATTGTTAAGAAAGAAGTTACTATCTTAAATGACACAACAGCAGTTGGTTCTGACGGTGCAGCTATTGCAGATGCAAGCGGTCTTCCTGTTGAAAGTGTAAAGGTTGAAGTAGTTAAGTAA